A window of Corallococcus macrosporus DSM 14697 contains these coding sequences:
- a CDS encoding ferredoxin--NADP reductase: protein MATGFTTQRVLSVQHWSDRLFSIVCTRDSGFRFQNGQFVMMGLEVEGRPLMRAYSMASANYDDTLEFYSIKLPDGPLTSRLQKVTPGDNVLVGTKAVGTLTIANLRPGRHLWMLATGTGLAPFLSMVKDPETYERFEHITVVHGCRNVCDLSFSKFFEEQLPNDEYLGELVKEKLTYHPTVTREPFRNQGRITDMLRAKPLDPETDRVVICGSHEMIKETASLLEGFGFQEGDSHEQGDFLIEKAFVSK, encoded by the coding sequence ATGGCGACGGGTTTCACGACTCAGCGTGTTCTGTCGGTGCAGCACTGGTCTGACCGCCTCTTCTCCATCGTCTGCACGCGTGACAGCGGCTTCCGGTTCCAGAACGGTCAGTTCGTGATGATGGGCCTGGAGGTGGAAGGTCGTCCGCTGATGCGCGCGTACTCGATGGCGAGCGCGAACTACGACGACACGCTGGAGTTCTACTCCATCAAGCTGCCGGACGGTCCGCTCACCTCTCGCCTGCAGAAGGTCACCCCGGGCGACAACGTGCTCGTGGGCACGAAGGCGGTGGGCACGCTCACCATCGCGAACCTCCGGCCGGGCCGCCACCTGTGGATGCTGGCCACCGGCACCGGGCTCGCGCCGTTCCTCAGCATGGTGAAGGACCCGGAGACCTACGAGCGCTTCGAGCACATCACCGTGGTGCACGGCTGCCGCAACGTGTGCGACCTGTCGTTCTCGAAGTTCTTCGAGGAGCAGCTCCCGAACGACGAGTACCTGGGTGAGCTGGTGAAGGAGAAGCTGACCTATCACCCGACCGTCACGCGCGAGCCGTTCCGCAACCAGGGCCGCATCACCGACATGCTCCGCGCGAAGCCGCTCGACCCGGAGACGGACCGCGTCGTCATCTGCGGCAGCCACGAGATGATCAAGGAGACGGCGAGCCTGCTCGAGGGCTTCGGCTTCCAGGAAGGCGACTCGCACGAGCAGGGCGACTTCCTCATCGAGAAGGCCTTCGTCAGCAAGTGA
- a CDS encoding DUF1592 domain-containing protein, which yields MHRLNRAEYNATVRDLLGDTTQPAKDFPIDDHGYGFDNIADVLSLSPLLMEKYSAAAQKLVEDAWTRGVFNSCTLDPANPAPCANEILSDFARRAWRRPVEQAEVDKLMSFVTLASQHADPPAEGVKLALRSVLISPHFLFRVEKNAPPGSTEPYTLDNYELASRLSYFLWSSMPDDALFAAAEAGKLTDPVEVEAQVRRMLADPKARALVENFAGQWLFTRALGTAVPDGTLYGAFNEELRAAMRTETELFFAEFIAGDHKLKDIIDAPFTYVNDQLAAYYGLPPPGSPTHVRVELTGHPERSGIFGKGSLLTVTSNPDRTSPVQRGVWVLEQLLCSAPPPPPPDVENLPPPITPDMTMKERMALHRSAPACQGCHRLMDPLGLSLENFDPIGRWRMQEVSGAPVDATGDMPDGAILNGVRDMQTYLKQDPKLTNCITEHMLTYATGRGMNEADHCAVVDIASHAEARGGRLVDYILSIVSSSHFRQRGAEEAQTP from the coding sequence ATGCACCGGCTCAACCGCGCGGAATACAACGCCACCGTGCGGGACCTGCTGGGAGACACCACCCAGCCGGCCAAGGACTTTCCCATCGACGACCACGGCTACGGCTTCGACAACATCGCCGACGTGCTCTCGCTGTCGCCGCTGTTGATGGAGAAGTACTCGGCCGCGGCACAGAAGCTGGTGGAGGACGCCTGGACGCGCGGCGTCTTCAATTCGTGCACGCTGGACCCGGCCAACCCGGCGCCGTGCGCGAACGAAATCCTGTCCGACTTCGCCCGGCGCGCGTGGCGCCGTCCGGTGGAGCAGGCGGAGGTCGACAAGCTGATGAGCTTCGTCACCCTGGCGAGCCAGCACGCGGACCCGCCCGCCGAGGGCGTGAAGCTGGCCCTGCGCTCGGTGCTCATCTCACCGCACTTCCTCTTCCGGGTGGAGAAGAACGCGCCGCCGGGAAGCACCGAGCCGTACACGCTCGACAACTACGAGCTGGCCAGCAGGCTCTCCTACTTCCTGTGGAGCAGCATGCCGGATGACGCGCTGTTCGCCGCCGCGGAGGCAGGGAAGCTGACCGACCCCGTGGAAGTGGAGGCCCAGGTACGGCGCATGCTCGCGGACCCGAAGGCACGCGCGCTGGTGGAGAACTTCGCCGGCCAGTGGCTCTTCACCCGCGCGCTGGGCACCGCGGTGCCGGACGGCACGCTCTATGGCGCGTTCAACGAGGAGCTGCGCGCCGCCATGCGCACGGAGACGGAGCTCTTCTTCGCGGAGTTCATCGCGGGGGACCACAAGCTGAAGGACATCATCGACGCGCCGTTCACCTACGTGAACGACCAGCTCGCCGCCTACTACGGCCTGCCCCCGCCCGGCAGCCCCACGCATGTCCGCGTGGAGCTCACGGGGCACCCGGAGCGCAGCGGCATCTTCGGCAAGGGCTCGCTGCTCACCGTCACCTCCAACCCGGACCGCACCTCGCCGGTGCAGCGCGGCGTCTGGGTGCTGGAGCAACTGCTCTGCTCCGCGCCGCCGCCACCACCACCGGACGTGGAGAACCTGCCGCCGCCCATCACTCCGGACATGACGATGAAGGAGCGCATGGCGCTGCACCGCAGCGCGCCGGCGTGCCAGGGCTGCCACCGGCTGATGGACCCACTGGGGCTGTCGCTGGAGAACTTCGACCCCATTGGCCGCTGGCGGATGCAGGAGGTGAGCGGCGCGCCCGTGGACGCCACGGGTGACATGCCCGACGGCGCCATCCTCAACGGCGTCCGCGACATGCAGACCTACCTGAAGCAAGACCCGAAGCTGACCAACTGCATCACCGAGCACATGCTCACCTATGCCACGGGCCGTGGCATGAACGAGGCCGACCACTGCGCGGTCGTGGACATCGCCAGCCACGCGGAGGCCCGCGGTGGAAGACTGGTCGACTACATCCTCAGCATCGTCTCGAGCAGCCACTTCAGACAGCGCGGCGCGGAGGAGGCGCAGACCCCATGA
- a CDS encoding DUF1552 domain-containing protein, with product MSKKFKLSRRTVLRGSGALMALPLLEQMLPRTARGAPGDVPRRLAVFYTPNGIHMPKWTPTTEGPGWALTPTLEPLAAVKDDLLVVSGLANKPAFPDGDGHHAAATGAFLSCAKVFKTEGTNIRVGISMDQVIANHMAAMRATRYGSMELGIDAGRGIGNCDSGYACPYANNIAWSGPRTPVAKETNAQAAFDRLFAGTIPGETQAQIEKRRAYGKSIIDVVRDDANALQGQLGAADQQKLEEYFTSVRELEKQVDDVSVPSATCAPATAPILTEDPTAKTKAMMDLIVLAFQCDVTRVATFMLANARANKVYPFLGLSGGHHTYSHHQKVQSNYDALATIDRWEVTLLQYLLERMKSVIEVNGMSLLDNSIVYFSSEVGDGDSHNHVDLPILLAGRGGGALTPGRHIRYQEDPLANLYIYLMQAMGVPDVTTFGDDGTGPLPGLVV from the coding sequence ATGAGCAAGAAATTCAAACTTTCGCGACGGACCGTCTTGCGGGGCTCCGGGGCGCTGATGGCCCTGCCCCTGCTGGAGCAGATGCTGCCTCGCACCGCGCGTGGCGCGCCGGGCGACGTGCCCCGGCGGCTGGCCGTCTTCTACACGCCCAACGGCATCCACATGCCGAAGTGGACGCCCACCACCGAGGGACCGGGCTGGGCGCTGACACCCACGCTGGAGCCCCTGGCGGCGGTGAAGGACGACCTGCTGGTGGTCTCCGGCCTGGCGAACAAGCCCGCCTTTCCCGATGGTGACGGACACCATGCCGCCGCCACCGGCGCGTTCCTGTCCTGCGCCAAGGTCTTCAAGACGGAGGGCACCAACATCCGCGTGGGCATCTCCATGGACCAGGTCATCGCCAACCACATGGCGGCGATGCGGGCCACCCGCTACGGCTCCATGGAGCTGGGCATCGACGCGGGCCGCGGTATCGGCAACTGCGACTCCGGCTACGCGTGCCCGTACGCCAACAACATCGCCTGGTCCGGCCCCCGCACACCGGTGGCCAAGGAGACCAACGCCCAGGCCGCGTTCGACCGGCTCTTCGCGGGGACCATCCCCGGGGAGACGCAGGCGCAAATCGAGAAGCGGCGCGCGTACGGCAAGAGCATCATCGACGTGGTGCGCGACGACGCCAACGCGCTGCAGGGCCAGCTCGGCGCGGCCGACCAGCAGAAGCTGGAGGAGTACTTCACCAGCGTGCGGGAGCTGGAGAAGCAGGTGGACGACGTCTCCGTCCCGTCCGCGACCTGCGCGCCGGCCACGGCGCCCATCCTGACCGAGGACCCGACGGCCAAGACGAAGGCGATGATGGACCTCATCGTCCTCGCCTTCCAGTGCGACGTCACCCGCGTGGCCACCTTCATGCTGGCCAACGCGCGCGCGAACAAGGTCTACCCCTTCCTGGGGCTCAGCGGCGGGCACCACACGTACTCGCACCACCAGAAGGTGCAGTCCAACTACGACGCGCTCGCCACCATCGACAGGTGGGAGGTGACGCTCCTCCAGTACCTGCTGGAGCGCATGAAGTCGGTCATCGAGGTCAACGGCATGTCGCTGCTCGACAACTCCATCGTCTACTTCTCCAGCGAGGTCGGCGACGGGGACTCCCACAACCACGTGGACCTGCCCATCCTCCTCGCGGGCCGGGGCGGCGGCGCGCTCACGCCGGGCCGGCACATCCGCTACCAGGAGGACCCGCTGGCCAACCTGTACATCTACCTGATGCAGGCCATGGGCGTGCCCGACGTCACCACCTTCGGTGACGACGGGACGGGCCCGCTGCCCGGCCTCGTCGTGTAG
- a CDS encoding CAP domain-containing protein, translated as MPSFARAPRWSALLLLLPLLGCGSGGTRQGQRQTATTRQAVTSRQAAAPAKQQAQPRAALPDARAFARDMVAAHNLARSQARPAPKPPLPPLAWSSAAQRKAASWAKACKFEHNPDRGDFGENLAAATPGAWTTSQVVKSWADEAADYDYRRNTCEKGKVCGHYTQVVWRKTASVGCATVMCNKNSPFGAQFPTWQLWVCNYAPPGNWEGQRPY; from the coding sequence ATGCCTTCCTTCGCGCGCGCTCCCCGTTGGTCCGCCCTGCTCCTGCTGCTGCCGCTGCTCGGCTGCGGAAGCGGCGGCACCCGCCAGGGCCAGAGGCAGACCGCCACCACCCGGCAGGCGGTGACCTCCAGGCAGGCCGCCGCGCCCGCGAAGCAGCAGGCGCAGCCACGCGCCGCCCTTCCGGATGCGCGGGCCTTCGCCCGGGACATGGTGGCCGCGCACAACCTGGCGCGCTCCCAGGCCCGACCCGCGCCCAAGCCCCCGCTGCCGCCGCTCGCCTGGTCCAGCGCCGCCCAGCGCAAGGCCGCGTCCTGGGCGAAGGCCTGCAAGTTCGAGCACAACCCGGACCGGGGCGACTTCGGGGAGAACCTGGCCGCCGCCACGCCCGGCGCGTGGACCACGTCCCAGGTGGTGAAGAGCTGGGCCGACGAGGCCGCGGACTACGACTACCGGCGCAACACCTGCGAGAAGGGCAAGGTGTGCGGGCACTACACCCAGGTGGTGTGGCGCAAGACGGCGTCCGTCGGGTGCGCCACGGTGATGTGCAACAAGAACTCGCCCTTCGGCGCGCAGTTCCCCACCTGGCAGCTCTGGGTGTGCAACTACGCGCCGCCGGGCAACTGGGAGGGTCAGCGGCCCTACTGA
- a CDS encoding CAP domain-containing protein — translation MPRPLLRRPWPLGLLVSALLIGCGSDTPSDGDGDGDNQPLTMTQFDRDMLDAHNAARRSVATSPPLDDLTWDEAATRTARAYAARCDFTHNANRGSLGENLTAASSSALGAQGVVQGWMDEAADYDYGSNTCASGKACGHYTQVVWRNTRALGCAVQECTENSPFGSRFPTWTLWVCNYAPPGNYVGQRPY, via the coding sequence ATGCCCCGTCCCCTGCTCCGCCGCCCGTGGCCTCTTGGCCTGCTCGTCTCCGCGCTCCTCATCGGCTGTGGCTCCGACACGCCCAGCGACGGTGACGGTGACGGTGACAACCAGCCGCTGACCATGACGCAGTTCGACCGCGACATGCTGGACGCGCACAACGCCGCGCGCAGGAGCGTGGCGACCTCGCCGCCGCTGGATGACCTGACGTGGGACGAAGCGGCGACGCGCACGGCCAGGGCCTACGCCGCCCGGTGTGACTTCACGCACAACGCCAACCGCGGCAGCCTGGGGGAGAACCTGACCGCCGCCTCGTCCAGCGCCCTGGGTGCCCAGGGCGTGGTGCAGGGCTGGATGGACGAGGCCGCGGACTACGACTACGGCAGCAACACCTGCGCGAGCGGCAAGGCCTGCGGGCACTACACCCAGGTGGTGTGGCGCAACACGCGGGCCCTGGGCTGCGCCGTCCAGGAGTGCACGGAGAACTCACCGTTCGGGTCCAGGTTCCCCACCTGGACCCTGTGGGTGTGCAACTACGCGCCGCCGGGCAACTACGTGGGCCAGCGTCCCTACTGA
- a CDS encoding dienelactone hydrolase family protein: protein MRQGLLLMMGALLLSGCVQGRAREVLREPSATGAVSEEAFKAMHTLRSDAPPSLQGEEVEVAGTQAYLSLPQGAQGPLPAVLVIHEWWGLNPHIKHWADRLAAEGYAALAVDLYGGKVATTREEALALLKAVDPARAQETLRAAHAFLQQDARVRAPRTGSIGWCFGGGWSLRTAMAIPELDAAVLYYGNPVTDARELAAIQAPVLGIFGTKDPSIPQATVQAFRQALDEAGVRHYILEFEAEHAFANPSGERYDEQAAAGAWQQVAAFLDQHLRQ from the coding sequence ATGCGCCAGGGCCTGTTGCTGATGATGGGAGCGTTGCTGCTGAGTGGCTGCGTCCAGGGCCGCGCCCGGGAGGTCCTCCGCGAGCCGTCCGCCACGGGGGCCGTGTCGGAGGAGGCCTTCAAGGCGATGCACACGCTGCGGTCGGACGCCCCGCCTTCGCTCCAGGGCGAGGAGGTGGAGGTGGCCGGCACCCAGGCCTACCTGAGCCTGCCCCAGGGCGCCCAGGGGCCGCTGCCCGCCGTCCTCGTCATCCACGAGTGGTGGGGCCTCAACCCGCACATCAAGCACTGGGCGGACCGGCTGGCGGCGGAGGGCTACGCGGCGCTGGCGGTGGACCTGTACGGCGGCAAGGTGGCCACCACGCGCGAGGAGGCGCTGGCGCTCCTGAAGGCCGTGGACCCGGCGCGCGCGCAGGAGACGCTGCGGGCCGCGCACGCCTTCCTCCAGCAGGACGCGCGGGTGCGGGCGCCGCGCACGGGCAGCATCGGCTGGTGCTTCGGCGGCGGCTGGTCGCTGCGCACGGCCATGGCCATTCCGGAACTGGACGCGGCGGTCCTCTACTACGGCAACCCGGTGACGGACGCCCGGGAGCTCGCCGCCATCCAGGCGCCGGTGCTGGGCATCTTCGGCACGAAGGACCCGTCCATTCCGCAGGCGACGGTGCAGGCGTTCCGGCAGGCCCTGGATGAGGCCGGCGTGCGGCACTACATCCTGGAGTTCGAGGCGGAGCACGCCTTCGCCAACCCGTCCGGTGAGCGCTACGACGAACAGGCCGCCGCCGGCGCCTGGCAGCAGGTGGCGGCCTTCCTGGACCAGCACCTGCGTCAGTAG
- a CDS encoding FKBP-type peptidyl-prolyl cis-trans isomerase — MRKTWLVAGMLVLAGCQQQGKTDAAATPAATAPGASANPQTEDQKTLYALGLSIGRSVSVFDMTPEELEYVKAGITAQVKGEKPAVELETYGPKLQELARARSTRKAEAEKEKSKAFLETAAKEEGAVKTESGLIYKELTAGTGATPAASDIVKVHYRGTLPDGTEFDSSHKRGEPTQFPLQGVIKCWTEGVQKMKVGGKAKLVCPSDIAYGDRGAPPNIPGGAALVFEVELLEIVKPPEMPAMGGKPPAGKPSAAEKK, encoded by the coding sequence ATGCGGAAGACGTGGCTGGTCGCGGGAATGCTGGTGCTGGCGGGCTGCCAGCAGCAGGGCAAGACGGACGCGGCGGCGACGCCGGCGGCGACGGCTCCTGGCGCGAGCGCCAACCCCCAGACGGAGGACCAGAAGACGCTGTACGCGCTCGGCCTGTCCATTGGCCGCAGCGTGAGCGTGTTCGACATGACTCCGGAGGAGCTGGAGTACGTCAAGGCGGGCATCACCGCGCAGGTGAAGGGCGAGAAGCCGGCGGTGGAGCTGGAGACGTACGGCCCGAAGCTGCAGGAGCTGGCGCGCGCGCGCAGCACCCGCAAGGCGGAGGCGGAGAAGGAGAAGTCCAAGGCGTTCCTGGAGACGGCCGCGAAGGAAGAGGGCGCCGTGAAGACGGAGTCCGGCCTCATCTACAAGGAGCTGACCGCCGGGACTGGCGCGACGCCCGCGGCGTCGGACATCGTGAAGGTGCACTACCGCGGCACGCTGCCGGACGGCACCGAGTTCGACAGCTCGCACAAGCGCGGCGAGCCCACGCAGTTCCCGCTCCAGGGCGTCATCAAGTGCTGGACCGAGGGCGTGCAGAAGATGAAGGTGGGCGGCAAGGCCAAGCTCGTGTGCCCGTCCGACATCGCCTACGGTGACCGCGGCGCCCCGCCGAACATCCCGGGCGGCGCGGCCCTGGTGTTCGAGGTGGAGCTGCTGGAGATCGTCAAGCCGCCGGAGATGCCGGCCATGGGCGGCAAGCCGCCGGCGGGCAAGCCCTCCGCGGCCGAGAAGAAGTAG
- a CDS encoding heme-dependent oxidative N-demethylase family protein yields MLPYFPFEQDVFSMSLGVRALRPEETLIEVDAPRYAEEVALKEALLTAGHAARFQGGPGTEALQWETLTVLLPAMARQSPEHFTLEVEDARWTWHNRLLGTRTHFTPGDAASLPLAPLDWFGRQVQEDLLLLDGTREGFPLVAGQLCFPSGWCLGDKLGLPLLAVHDPVPRFNAKLGPSTLKLMDGLKPGRPVTRCNWAISVTERLDLEPHTLPEWRHLFDGITSDNAGERCFLRLERQTLTRLPRTRAILFTIHTYVAPISSEVAPPGRRQRLASVLRSVPEDTAAYKRVAPVLAPLLGYLEANCG; encoded by the coding sequence GTGCTGCCTTACTTCCCCTTCGAGCAGGATGTCTTTTCAATGTCGCTGGGCGTGCGTGCGCTGAGGCCCGAAGAGACACTCATCGAGGTAGACGCGCCGCGCTATGCGGAGGAGGTGGCGCTGAAGGAGGCCCTGCTCACCGCGGGGCACGCGGCGCGCTTCCAGGGCGGCCCCGGAACGGAGGCGCTCCAGTGGGAGACGCTGACGGTGCTGCTGCCCGCCATGGCGCGTCAATCCCCGGAGCACTTCACGCTGGAGGTGGAGGACGCGCGGTGGACCTGGCACAACCGCCTGCTGGGCACCCGGACGCACTTCACGCCGGGCGACGCGGCGAGCCTGCCGCTGGCGCCGTTGGACTGGTTTGGCCGGCAGGTGCAGGAGGACCTGCTGCTGCTGGACGGCACGCGTGAGGGGTTCCCGCTGGTGGCCGGCCAGCTCTGCTTCCCCTCCGGCTGGTGCCTGGGGGACAAGCTGGGCCTGCCGCTGCTCGCCGTGCACGACCCGGTGCCCCGGTTCAACGCGAAGCTGGGCCCCTCCACGTTGAAGCTGATGGACGGCTTGAAGCCCGGGCGCCCCGTCACGCGCTGCAACTGGGCCATCAGCGTCACCGAGCGGCTGGACCTGGAGCCGCACACGCTGCCGGAGTGGCGGCACCTGTTCGACGGCATCACCTCGGACAACGCGGGCGAGCGCTGCTTCCTCCGCCTGGAGCGCCAGACGCTCACCCGGCTGCCCCGCACGCGCGCCATCCTCTTCACCATCCACACCTACGTGGCGCCCATCTCATCCGAGGTGGCGCCCCCCGGCCGCCGGCAGCGGCTGGCCAGCGTGCTGCGCTCCGTGCCCGAGGACACCGCGGCCTACAAGCGCGTCGCCCCCGTGCTGGCGCCGCTGCTCGGCTATCTGGAGGCCAACTGCGGGTAG
- a CDS encoding parallel beta-helix domain-containing protein translates to MHPLSLSRAPRAVLLALVGLLALPACSDDGDDRPDAGQPDSGTRPDAGAGDAGGDAGTSDDGGTEGDGGTVAWPQDFSCEGKEQTTLTFNPGQEQELQDAVNDLAECTTIELGAGTFQFDNAITIRANGITIQGAGKGTQGEATGGEASTVLDFSNAAANTNGLDVVSKLFTVSDLAVWNAKKDGMRIESSSNVNIQRVRTEWAAENLESNGKYGIYPVKSTYVLVEDCEAYNAADAGIYVGQTQHTIVRRNVAKKNVAGIEIENTKFAHVSHNVAQDNTTGLVVFDLPGNPIRGTDVYIAHNTITGNNRPNFASVEASSSTVSQVPAGTGTFILASRRVELEHNTWGDNNTVDIAILSGLAIESDPIQWAAGFFNYPSQDIFIHDNTFTGGSGRMVDNGTPDPERRPLGALVGAVYQYGAAAHGVTGVEHVLWDGIDPAPRDESLANPINICFTRNTLPEGTQASVVDFDLQAVGGHLAAGPTPENVAAAWGETRRYAQDAEPYNCAGFTPALTLR, encoded by the coding sequence ATGCATCCTCTGTCGCTGTCGCGCGCGCCTCGTGCCGTGCTCCTGGCCCTCGTGGGTCTGCTTGCCCTCCCCGCCTGTTCGGATGACGGCGATGACCGCCCCGACGCGGGCCAGCCGGACTCCGGAACGCGTCCGGACGCGGGCGCGGGTGACGCCGGCGGTGACGCGGGCACGTCGGACGACGGCGGCACGGAGGGGGACGGCGGCACCGTGGCCTGGCCGCAGGACTTCTCCTGCGAGGGCAAGGAGCAGACGACGCTGACGTTCAACCCGGGCCAGGAGCAGGAGCTCCAGGACGCGGTGAACGACCTGGCGGAGTGCACCACCATCGAGCTGGGCGCCGGCACCTTCCAGTTCGACAACGCCATCACCATCCGCGCCAACGGCATCACCATCCAGGGCGCGGGCAAGGGCACCCAGGGCGAGGCCACCGGCGGCGAGGCCAGCACCGTGCTGGACTTCTCCAACGCCGCGGCGAACACCAACGGCCTGGACGTGGTGAGCAAGCTCTTCACGGTGAGCGACCTGGCCGTCTGGAACGCGAAGAAGGACGGCATGCGCATCGAGTCCTCCAGCAACGTGAACATCCAGCGCGTCCGCACGGAGTGGGCCGCGGAGAACCTGGAGAGCAACGGCAAGTACGGCATCTACCCCGTGAAGTCGACGTACGTGCTCGTGGAGGACTGTGAGGCGTACAACGCCGCCGACGCGGGTATCTACGTCGGGCAGACGCAGCACACCATCGTCCGGCGGAACGTGGCGAAGAAGAACGTGGCGGGCATCGAAATCGAGAACACGAAGTTCGCCCACGTCTCCCACAACGTCGCCCAGGACAACACCACGGGCCTCGTGGTGTTCGACCTGCCGGGCAACCCCATCCGCGGCACGGACGTCTACATCGCCCACAACACCATCACCGGGAACAACCGGCCCAACTTCGCCTCGGTGGAGGCCAGCAGCAGCACCGTGTCCCAGGTCCCCGCCGGCACCGGCACGTTCATCCTGGCGTCGCGCCGGGTGGAGCTGGAGCACAACACCTGGGGCGACAACAACACGGTGGACATCGCCATCCTCAGCGGCCTGGCCATCGAGTCCGACCCCATCCAGTGGGCGGCCGGCTTCTTCAACTACCCCAGCCAGGACATCTTCATCCACGACAACACCTTCACCGGAGGCAGCGGCCGCATGGTGGACAACGGCACGCCGGACCCGGAGCGCCGGCCGCTGGGCGCGCTGGTGGGCGCCGTCTACCAGTACGGCGCCGCGGCCCACGGCGTGACGGGCGTGGAGCACGTGCTGTGGGACGGCATCGACCCGGCGCCTCGCGATGAGAGCCTGGCCAACCCCATCAACATCTGCTTCACCCGCAACACGCTGCCGGAGGGCACGCAGGCCTCTGTGGTGGACTTCGACCTGCAGGCCGTCGGTGGCCACCTCGCGGCGGGCCCCACCCCCGAAAACGTGGCCGCCGCCTGGGGCGAGACGCGCCGCTATGCCCAGGATGCCGAGCCCTACAACTGCGCGGGCTTCACCCCGGCCCTGACCCTCCGCTGA
- a CDS encoding SO2930 family diheme c-type cytochrome → MHRPFIPGLGLAAVLVTAALASCGGDEDGVPPTPDGGSVVDSGNPPADSGTPDAGDDAGTGDAGADDAGTDAGTPDDAGTPDAGLPDGTVPIPNALSGFGLFTGTPATGGLKPVEGNIPYALTTPLFSDYSVKSRTLYIPPDAQARYSASDVLDLPVGTVITKTFAFPADLREPEEDVRVIETRVLVRQPGGWEAFPYFWNEAQTEATLANGGRVVRDVRFIGEDGVERTLDYLVPSKNQCQKCHHVQDAQENQVLVPIGVKARYLNQDQDYGDGPVNQLQHLADLGRLTGLPPVDQVPREPNAFNPEEATLERRARAYLDINCAHCHNPKGTAGTTSRLFLNVDNTDEFTLGVCKRPGSAGGGVGGEFDIVPGDHSTSILWYRLHTEESGKMMPELGRALRHDQGSQLIADWIDAMPARACK, encoded by the coding sequence ATGCACAGGCCGTTCATCCCCGGGCTGGGCCTCGCCGCGGTGCTGGTGACCGCGGCGCTGGCCTCATGCGGAGGTGACGAAGACGGCGTGCCGCCCACGCCGGACGGCGGCTCCGTGGTCGACTCCGGCAACCCGCCCGCGGACAGCGGCACCCCTGACGCGGGTGACGACGCGGGCACGGGCGACGCGGGCGCGGACGACGCCGGCACGGACGCGGGCACGCCCGACGACGCGGGGACGCCGGACGCGGGCCTGCCCGACGGCACCGTGCCCATCCCCAACGCGCTGTCGGGCTTCGGCCTCTTCACCGGGACACCCGCGACGGGCGGGCTCAAGCCGGTGGAGGGGAACATCCCCTACGCGCTGACCACGCCGCTCTTCTCCGACTACTCGGTGAAGTCCCGCACGCTGTACATCCCGCCGGACGCGCAGGCCCGGTACTCGGCCAGCGACGTGCTGGACCTGCCGGTGGGCACCGTCATCACCAAGACGTTCGCCTTCCCCGCGGACCTGCGGGAGCCGGAGGAGGACGTGCGCGTCATCGAGACGCGCGTGCTGGTGCGGCAGCCTGGCGGCTGGGAGGCCTTCCCCTACTTCTGGAACGAGGCCCAGACAGAGGCCACGCTGGCCAACGGCGGCCGCGTCGTCCGCGACGTGCGCTTCATCGGCGAGGACGGCGTGGAGCGGACGCTGGACTACCTGGTCCCCAGCAAGAACCAGTGCCAGAAGTGCCACCACGTCCAGGACGCCCAGGAGAACCAGGTGCTGGTCCCCATTGGGGTGAAGGCCCGTTACCTCAACCAGGACCAGGACTACGGCGACGGGCCCGTCAACCAGCTCCAGCACCTGGCCGACCTGGGCCGACTGACGGGGCTGCCTCCGGTGGACCAGGTGCCCCGCGAGCCGAACGCGTTCAACCCGGAGGAGGCCACGCTGGAGCGGCGCGCGCGCGCCTACCTGGACATCAACTGCGCGCATTGCCACAACCCGAAGGGGACGGCGGGCACCACCAGCCGGCTGTTCCTCAACGTGGACAACACGGATGAGTTCACGTTGGGCGTGTGCAAGCGACCGGGCTCCGCGGGCGGTGGCGTGGGCGGTGAGTTCGACATCGTCCCGGGCGACCACTCGACGTCCATCCTCTGGTACCGCCTGCACACCGAGGAGTCGGGGAAGATGATGCCGGAGCTGGGCCGGGCGCTGCGCCACGACCAGGGCTCACAGCTCATCGCCGACTGGATTGACGCCATGCCGGCGCGGGCCTGCAAGTAG